In one Saccharibacillus brassicae genomic region, the following are encoded:
- a CDS encoding aldehyde dehydrogenase, which translates to MIAKDTIAKEWNSEEVTQMLEEHRAFYDTDRTRSYKFRIRRLEKLKAAIQRYEPALIEALQADLGKPAFEAYTTEIGFVLNSISEISKELYRWSKPQRVATPITLAGASSFVINEPYGTVLIIGPFNYPFQLVMEPLVGAIATGNCAVIKMSDSTPNVSLVVKQLLADVFEDHYVRVIDGGKDTVNALINSPFDYIFFTGSTEVGRIVAQAAAKQLIPVTLELGGKSPAIVDKQADLRMAAKRIVWGKLVNAGQTCIAPDYVLVHESKKIQLLIALKNAIREFLGEDMWSSPDFGRIINHRHFDRLTDILEKDKDKIVFGGSGDRDTKFIEPTLLDIDSWDAASMQEELFGPLLPVLTYTDLNDAIRQVNAHPRPLSLYLFTTDEEVQDRVLEKVPFGGGCINDTLLHVSNPHLPFGGTGASGTGSYHGLHSLRTFSHQKSILKRPSAESGTTLFFPPYGEEQMQLAKKMLK; encoded by the coding sequence GCTTTCTACGATACCGACCGCACGCGCAGCTACAAATTCCGGATTCGCCGGCTGGAGAAACTCAAAGCCGCCATCCAACGCTACGAGCCCGCGCTGATCGAAGCGCTGCAGGCGGATCTCGGCAAGCCCGCGTTCGAAGCCTACACGACGGAAATCGGCTTCGTGCTGAACAGCATTTCCGAGATCAGCAAAGAGCTGTATCGCTGGTCCAAGCCGCAGCGCGTCGCGACGCCGATCACGCTGGCCGGCGCAAGCAGCTTCGTCATCAACGAACCTTACGGCACCGTGCTGATCATCGGACCGTTCAACTATCCGTTCCAGCTCGTCATGGAACCGCTCGTCGGCGCGATCGCGACCGGCAACTGCGCGGTCATCAAAATGTCCGACAGCACGCCGAACGTCTCGCTCGTCGTGAAGCAGCTGCTCGCCGACGTGTTCGAAGACCATTACGTCCGCGTCATCGACGGCGGCAAAGACACGGTCAACGCGCTGATCAACTCGCCGTTCGACTACATCTTCTTCACGGGCAGCACGGAAGTCGGCCGCATCGTCGCCCAGGCGGCGGCCAAGCAGCTCATTCCGGTCACGCTGGAACTGGGCGGCAAAAGCCCGGCTATCGTCGACAAGCAGGCCGATCTGCGCATGGCGGCCAAACGCATCGTCTGGGGCAAGCTCGTCAATGCCGGGCAGACGTGCATCGCGCCGGATTACGTGCTCGTGCACGAGAGCAAGAAGATCCAGCTGCTGATCGCGCTCAAGAACGCGATTCGCGAGTTCCTCGGCGAAGACATGTGGAGCAGCCCGGACTTCGGGCGCATCATCAACCATCGCCACTTCGACCGTCTGACCGACATTCTGGAAAAAGACAAGGACAAGATCGTCTTCGGCGGCAGCGGCGACCGGGATACGAAGTTCATCGAACCGACGCTGCTGGATATCGATTCGTGGGATGCGGCCAGCATGCAGGAAGAACTGTTCGGACCGCTCCTGCCCGTGCTGACGTATACCGACCTGAACGACGCGATTCGCCAGGTCAACGCGCATCCGCGTCCGCTTTCGCTGTACCTGTTCACGACCGACGAGGAAGTGCAGGATCGCGTACTCGAAAAAGTGCCGTTCGGCGGCGGCTGCATCAACGATACGCTGCTGCATGTGTCGAACCCGCATCTGCCGTTCGGCGGAACCGGGGCATCGGGCACAGGCTCGTATCACGGCCTGCACAGCCTGCGCACGTTCTCGCACCAGAAGAGCATCCTGAAGCGCCCTTCGGCCGAAAGCGGCACGACGCTGTTCTTCCCGCCTTACGGCGAAGAGCAAATGCAGCTGGCCAAAAAAATGCTCAAATAA
- a CDS encoding S-layer homology domain-containing protein: MNKKSMTSVLAVSVLSVSLGGQLFAAGAGFGDLNGVSGQAKIDALKTEGLVKGVSAASFQPKSVLNYAQGIQFIAGGLQLSLAAISFEAGKVPTAHDLFPAVSDEAWYAEAFVNAHFNGVKLPESVDPTAPMTKETYIHYLMQAVETSGNLPLINIKPQPIGDEDQLTPEYQGSIQRALSRGILKLNADGTLNPKAKITRAEAAVLLYDTIDFLKNTSKTPASTPDMPADPEPPAK; encoded by the coding sequence ATGAACAAAAAAAGCATGACTTCCGTGTTGGCCGTCTCCGTGCTCTCCGTGTCGCTTGGCGGTCAGCTGTTTGCCGCAGGCGCCGGCTTCGGCGACCTGAACGGTGTGAGCGGGCAGGCGAAAATCGACGCGCTCAAAACCGAAGGTCTGGTCAAAGGCGTAAGCGCGGCTTCGTTCCAGCCCAAGTCGGTGCTCAATTACGCGCAGGGCATCCAGTTTATCGCCGGCGGCCTGCAGCTCAGCCTCGCGGCGATCTCGTTCGAAGCCGGCAAAGTGCCGACGGCGCACGATCTGTTCCCGGCTGTCTCGGACGAGGCCTGGTACGCGGAAGCGTTCGTCAACGCCCATTTCAACGGCGTGAAGCTGCCGGAATCCGTCGATCCGACCGCGCCGATGACGAAGGAGACGTATATCCATTACTTGATGCAGGCGGTCGAGACGTCGGGCAACCTGCCGCTGATCAACATCAAGCCGCAGCCGATCGGCGACGAAGACCAGCTTACCCCGGAATATCAGGGTTCGATCCAGCGCGCGCTCTCGCGCGGCATTCTCAAATTGAACGCCGACGGCACCCTGAATCCCAAAGCCAAAATTACCCGCGCCGAAGCCGCCGTGCTGCTGTATGACACGATCGATTTTCTGAAAAATACATCAAAAACCCCGGCCTCGACCCCGGACATGCCGGCCGATCCGGAACCGCCGGCCAAGTAA
- a CDS encoding CHAD domain-containing protein has translation MSNERESYVLTMQEDTPELIEQWRDALDELYMEFRKRSRAALKDYDVEDVHQARVSARKLLTLLPVLDPDDESGLYRPIKKAQKRFGRVRDADVLIGEFKQLRQEAKEAGRGDESRLFKRMAKLEKEERRSQRKKLSAKLPKIVNGKLDRRWKTFLKEDLPELAARADVVGSVRELKDDYRKRRHVYQVTADRAGLYSDEALDALHQVRIAAKRCRYTAEAAAFALGDKQAEDAEHFKSVQKRLGEVNDRHVRIRIADDYGPEALGADEAGWTAFRERLDAQLKEALEEVGEL, from the coding sequence ATGAGCAACGAACGGGAATCATACGTATTGACGATGCAGGAGGATACGCCGGAGCTGATCGAACAGTGGCGGGACGCGCTGGACGAACTGTATATGGAATTCCGCAAACGCAGCCGGGCCGCGCTCAAAGACTATGACGTCGAAGACGTGCATCAGGCGAGGGTGAGCGCGCGCAAGCTATTGACGCTGCTGCCGGTGCTCGATCCGGACGACGAGAGCGGCCTGTACCGCCCGATCAAAAAAGCGCAGAAGCGCTTCGGCCGGGTGCGGGACGCGGACGTGCTGATCGGCGAGTTCAAGCAGCTGCGGCAGGAAGCGAAGGAAGCCGGGCGGGGCGACGAGTCCAGACTGTTCAAACGGATGGCCAAGCTGGAAAAAGAAGAACGGCGCAGCCAACGCAAAAAGCTCAGCGCCAAACTGCCGAAGATCGTGAACGGGAAGCTGGATCGCCGGTGGAAGACGTTTCTAAAAGAAGACCTGCCGGAACTGGCCGCGCGCGCGGACGTTGTAGGCAGCGTGCGCGAACTGAAAGACGATTACCGCAAACGGCGGCATGTGTACCAGGTAACGGCGGATCGCGCAGGGTTGTACAGCGACGAAGCGCTGGATGCGCTGCATCAGGTGCGGATCGCGGCCAAGCGCTGCCGGTATACCGCGGAAGCGGCGGCGTTTGCACTCGGCGACAAGCAGGCGGAAGACGCCGAACATTTCAAAAGCGTGCAGAAGCGTCTCGGCGAAGTCAACGACCGCCATGTGCGTATCCGGATTGCCGACGACTACGGTCCCGAAGCGCTCGGCGCGGATGAGGCCGGCTGGACCGCGTTCCGGGAGCGGCTGGATGCCCAGTTAAAAGAAGCGCTCGAAGAAGTGGGCGAACTGTAA
- a CDS encoding NADP-dependent oxidoreductase, which translates to MKAIVIDEFGGPDKLQERNVPEPKIDANQILIKLYATSVNPVDTKIREGAMGAAAGPFPLVLGGDVAGIVKEVGDNVSRFKPRDAVFARPRVFGTYAQYVAVDADVVVKKPDNLSYEEAASIPLAGLTAWQALVDHGKVKAGDKVLIHAGAGGVGTLAIQIAKALGAEVASTASGKNAELLKSLGVDHVIDYTQEDFSEVLSDYDMVLDTMGGDIQHKSFKVLKPGGHLVSILEKPDENLAKDLGIHTAHFMMEPKGEQLEKLAELIKQGKLKPVIDSTYWLSEEGVRDAHTKSESHHAVGKIVIREK; encoded by the coding sequence TTGAAAGCAATCGTAATTGACGAGTTTGGCGGACCCGATAAACTGCAAGAACGGAACGTACCCGAACCGAAGATCGATGCGAACCAGATCCTGATCAAACTGTATGCGACGTCGGTGAATCCGGTCGACACCAAAATCAGGGAAGGCGCGATGGGCGCGGCAGCCGGTCCATTCCCGCTCGTGCTCGGCGGAGACGTCGCGGGCATCGTCAAGGAAGTCGGAGACAATGTCAGCCGCTTCAAGCCGCGCGATGCGGTATTCGCCCGGCCCCGCGTGTTCGGCACCTATGCGCAGTACGTCGCGGTAGACGCGGACGTCGTCGTGAAGAAGCCGGACAATCTGAGCTACGAAGAAGCGGCGTCGATTCCGTTGGCCGGCCTCACGGCCTGGCAGGCGCTGGTCGATCACGGCAAAGTAAAGGCGGGCGACAAAGTGCTGATCCATGCGGGCGCCGGCGGCGTCGGCACGCTTGCGATCCAGATCGCCAAAGCGCTGGGCGCGGAAGTGGCTTCGACCGCAAGCGGCAAAAATGCCGAACTGTTGAAGTCGCTTGGCGTGGACCATGTGATCGACTATACGCAGGAGGACTTCTCCGAAGTGCTCTCGGATTACGATATGGTGCTCGATACGATGGGCGGCGATATTCAGCACAAAAGCTTCAAAGTGCTCAAGCCGGGCGGCCATCTCGTCTCGATTCTCGAGAAGCCGGATGAAAATCTGGCGAAAGACCTCGGCATCCATACGGCCCATTTCATGATGGAGCCCAAAGGCGAACAGCTGGAGAAGCTGGCCGAACTGATCAAGCAGGGCAAATTGAAGCCGGTCATCGATTCGACCTACTGGTTGAGCGAAGAAGGCGTCCGTGACGCGCATACCAAAAGCGAAAGTCACCACGCCGTCGGCAAGATCGTCATTCGCGAAAAATAA
- a CDS encoding beta-galactosidase, whose product MLHGADYNPEQWLRYPEVLEEDIRLMKLAKCNVMSVGIFSWAMLEPEEGVFTFDWLDQVLDRFAANGIYALLATPSAARPAWMAQKYPEVLRTEENRVRNLFGFRHNHCPTSPVYREKTSIINRKLAERYSEHPAVIGWHISNEFGGDCHCELCQTEFRKFVQEKYGTLDELNHAWWTTFWSHSVTDWSQVESPAPHGEKQVHAMNLDWRRFVTKRTVDFVKHETVPLREINPKLPVTTNFMEFYEGLDYWQFADALDFLSWDSYPTWHDADTESKQAAKIAMMHDIVRSIKGGRPFLLMESTPSLTNWQDVSKLKRPGVHRLSSLQAVAHGSDSVQYFQWRKSRGSSEKLHGAVVDHAGHEHTRVFRDVTDVGSALEGMDRIVGTSVPAETAIIFDWENRWAVNDSQGPRNMGVKYEQTVQSHHEALWKLGVPTDVISMDADFAKYKLIVAPMLYMVREGVGERLERFVENGGTLVVTYWSGIVNETDLCFLGGFPGPLRKVLGIWSEELEGLHDRDRNRLRLNGSGELGLSGDYEISEMCDLIHLESAESLAEYASDFYAGRPALTVNRLGAGEAYYMAARTGGTFHDDFYTALVRRSGIARTLDVPLPPGTSAHLRTDGESDFVFVQNYTPEAVSFPLDPRSYTDLDGGEPVGAQLELAPYDIRVLERRRDA is encoded by the coding sequence ATGCTGCACGGAGCCGACTACAACCCGGAGCAGTGGCTCCGCTACCCGGAAGTGCTGGAAGAAGATATCCGCCTGATGAAGCTGGCCAAATGCAACGTCATGTCCGTCGGCATTTTCTCGTGGGCGATGCTGGAACCGGAAGAAGGGGTGTTCACGTTCGACTGGCTCGATCAGGTGCTGGACCGCTTCGCGGCGAACGGCATCTACGCGCTGCTGGCGACGCCGAGCGCGGCGCGGCCGGCCTGGATGGCGCAGAAGTACCCCGAGGTGCTGCGCACCGAAGAGAACCGCGTCCGCAACCTGTTCGGGTTCCGGCATAACCACTGTCCGACGTCACCCGTGTACCGCGAGAAGACGTCGATCATCAACCGCAAGCTGGCCGAACGGTATTCGGAACATCCCGCGGTCATCGGCTGGCATATTTCGAACGAATTCGGCGGCGACTGCCACTGCGAGCTGTGCCAGACCGAGTTCCGCAAGTTCGTTCAGGAGAAGTACGGCACGCTCGACGAGCTCAACCACGCCTGGTGGACGACGTTCTGGAGCCACAGCGTGACGGACTGGTCGCAGGTCGAATCGCCGGCTCCGCACGGGGAGAAGCAGGTACACGCGATGAACCTAGATTGGCGCCGGTTCGTCACCAAACGCACCGTCGATTTCGTCAAGCACGAAACGGTGCCGCTGCGCGAGATCAATCCCAAGCTGCCGGTGACGACCAATTTTATGGAATTTTACGAAGGATTGGATTATTGGCAGTTCGCGGATGCGCTCGATTTCCTATCGTGGGACAGCTACCCGACGTGGCATGACGCCGATACGGAATCGAAGCAGGCGGCGAAGATCGCTATGATGCACGATATCGTCCGCTCGATCAAGGGCGGCCGTCCGTTCCTGCTCATGGAGAGTACGCCGAGCCTCACCAACTGGCAGGACGTCAGCAAGCTCAAGCGTCCGGGCGTGCATCGGCTCTCGTCGCTGCAGGCCGTCGCGCACGGATCGGACAGCGTGCAGTATTTCCAATGGCGCAAAAGCCGCGGGTCGAGCGAGAAGCTGCACGGGGCGGTCGTCGATCACGCCGGGCACGAACATACCCGCGTGTTCCGCGACGTGACGGATGTCGGGTCGGCGCTTGAAGGCATGGACCGGATCGTCGGCACGTCGGTGCCGGCCGAAACGGCGATTATATTCGACTGGGAGAACCGCTGGGCCGTTAACGATTCGCAGGGGCCGCGCAATATGGGCGTCAAGTACGAGCAGACCGTGCAGAGCCACCACGAAGCGCTGTGGAAGCTTGGCGTGCCGACGGACGTGATCAGCATGGATGCCGATTTTGCCAAGTACAAATTGATCGTCGCCCCGATGCTGTACATGGTGCGCGAAGGCGTGGGCGAGCGTCTGGAACGGTTCGTCGAAAATGGCGGGACGCTCGTCGTGACGTACTGGTCGGGCATCGTGAACGAGACGGACCTGTGCTTCCTCGGCGGATTCCCGGGTCCGCTGCGCAAAGTGCTCGGCATCTGGTCGGAAGAACTGGAAGGGCTGCACGACCGCGACCGGAACCGTCTTCGCCTGAACGGCAGCGGCGAGCTCGGCCTGTCCGGCGACTACGAAATTTCCGAAATGTGCGACCTGATCCATCTGGAAAGCGCGGAGAGTCTGGCGGAGTACGCGTCCGACTTCTATGCGGGACGTCCGGCGCTGACCGTCAACCGTCTCGGCGCGGGCGAAGCGTATTATATGGCGGCCCGCACCGGCGGAACGTTCCACGACGATTTCTATACGGCGCTTGTCCGCCGCTCGGGCATCGCCCGCACGCTGGACGTGCCGCTGCCGCCGGGCACGTCGGCGCATCTGCGGACCGACGGCGAGAGCGACTTCGTGTTCGTGCAGAATTACACGCCGGAAGCCGTGTCGTTCCCGCTCGACCCCCGTTCTTACACGGATCTGGACGGCGGCGAACCGGTCGGCGCGCAGCTTGAGCTGGCACCGTACGATATTCGCGTGTTGGAACGCCGCAGGGACGCGTAG
- a CDS encoding carbohydrate ABC transporter permease, translated as MYHKTTGYRVFSIFNTCFLVFLAVLCIIPLVHVLAVSFSTKAAADANLVGLWPVGFSLEAYKKTAANPLFLHSLWVSVMRTVIGTAITLLITFLASYALSKENSVFRGRNVYSWIFVFSMIFSGGLVPFYIVIQKLGLINSFWVLVLPGAVNTFLVILMLNFFRGIPKELEEAALIDGAGHFRTLFRIFLPISLPSIATVALFSMVFHWNSWFDGLLYLNNAKDFPLATFLQTVIIQQDMSSMSVNPKEMELISQTTVKAAQIFIGSAPILIVYPFLQKYFVKGMTVGSVKG; from the coding sequence ATGTATCATAAAACGACAGGTTACCGCGTCTTCAGCATTTTCAACACATGCTTTCTCGTATTTCTCGCCGTCTTGTGCATCATCCCGCTCGTACACGTACTGGCTGTCTCGTTCAGCACCAAAGCGGCGGCCGACGCCAATCTGGTCGGACTTTGGCCGGTCGGCTTTTCGCTCGAAGCGTACAAAAAAACGGCCGCCAACCCGCTGTTCCTGCATTCGCTCTGGGTGTCGGTCATGCGCACGGTTATCGGCACGGCGATCACGCTGCTCATTACGTTCCTCGCCTCCTACGCCCTGTCCAAAGAAAACAGCGTGTTCCGGGGCCGCAACGTCTACTCGTGGATCTTCGTGTTCAGCATGATCTTCAGCGGCGGCCTGGTTCCTTTTTACATCGTGATCCAAAAACTCGGCCTGATCAACTCGTTCTGGGTGCTCGTCCTGCCGGGTGCGGTGAACACGTTCCTCGTCATCTTGATGCTGAACTTTTTCCGCGGCATTCCGAAAGAGCTCGAAGAAGCGGCGCTGATCGACGGAGCCGGCCATTTCCGCACGCTGTTCCGCATTTTCCTGCCGATCTCGCTGCCTTCGATCGCGACCGTCGCGCTGTTCAGCATGGTGTTCCACTGGAATTCCTGGTTCGACGGCCTGCTGTATCTCAACAACGCCAAAGATTTCCCGCTCGCCACGTTCCTGCAGACGGTCATCATCCAGCAGGATATGAGTTCCATGAGCGTGAATCCGAAAGAGATGGAACTGATCTCGCAGACGACCGTCAAAGCGGCCCAGATCTTTATCGGCAGCGCGCCGATCCTGATCGTGTATCCGTTCCTGCAAAAGTATTTCGTCAAAGGCATGACGGTCGGCTCGGTGAAAGGCTGA
- a CDS encoding ABC transporter permease gives MKTLKKTWPFHVMLLPAMIFLIIFSYIPMGGIVMAFQDYKPWLGIGGSEWVGLDNFRYLFEREDSVQVIWNTLFIAILKLVFNLIVPFLFAILLNEVRKTALQRGIQTLVYLPHFLSWVILGGILIDLLATGGLVNRALGFFGLGPYFFLGDNDWFRFTVIVSDIWKEFGYSTIIFLAALAGIDPSQYEAAEIDGATRLKQTLHITIPSLIPILMVVGTLALGNVLNAGFDQIFNLYNPLVYEKGDIIDTFVYRTAILNGEMGFGTAVGLFKSIISMVLILISYRLAYKWAGYRIF, from the coding sequence TTGAAAACATTGAAAAAAACTTGGCCGTTTCACGTCATGCTCCTGCCGGCGATGATCTTCCTTATTATTTTCAGTTACATCCCGATGGGCGGCATCGTCATGGCGTTTCAGGATTACAAGCCCTGGCTCGGTATCGGCGGCTCGGAATGGGTCGGACTGGACAATTTCCGCTACCTGTTCGAGCGCGAAGACAGCGTGCAGGTAATCTGGAATACGCTGTTTATCGCCATCTTGAAATTGGTCTTCAACCTGATCGTTCCGTTCCTGTTCGCGATTTTGCTGAACGAAGTGCGCAAAACGGCGCTTCAACGGGGCATTCAGACGCTCGTCTACCTGCCTCACTTCCTGTCGTGGGTTATCCTCGGTGGCATTCTGATCGACCTGCTCGCCACCGGCGGCCTGGTCAACCGGGCGCTCGGCTTTTTCGGTCTCGGTCCTTACTTTTTTCTCGGCGACAATGATTGGTTCCGCTTCACGGTCATCGTCTCGGACATCTGGAAAGAGTTCGGCTACAGCACGATCATCTTCCTCGCGGCGCTTGCCGGCATCGATCCGTCGCAGTACGAAGCGGCCGAGATCGACGGCGCGACCCGCCTGAAGCAGACGCTGCATATTACGATTCCTTCGCTGATTCCGATCCTGATGGTCGTCGGTACGCTTGCGCTCGGCAACGTGCTGAACGCCGGCTTCGATCAGATCTTCAACCTGTACAACCCGCTCGTGTACGAAAAAGGCGACATTATCGACACGTTCGTCTACCGGACCGCTATCCTCAACGGGGAAATGGGCTTCGGCACCGCCGTCGGATTGTTCAAGTCGATCATCAGCATGGTCCTGATCCTGATCTCGTACCGTCTCGCTTACAAATGGGCCGGGTATCGCATTTTCTAA
- a CDS encoding extracellular solute-binding protein codes for MKAISGKRWLPLLAAGAMLATTLAGCSGGGKTEESAAGAAPNLENVYKEKYDPPVTITTAWGVDPALTFKNGETIENSVATKWAKEQFGIDIKSLWSVTDTNGAFGTKLRLAMSSGQDMPDLLTIGTADNQIAQDLIDSGMYEEVGPLFDKYASDTWKEAVNQDPNVWNAYMRDGKKMGIPVLDYAYNHDYLLWIRQDWLDKLNLKAPKTIDEMEKVMDAFKNQNPDGLSPDQVVPLSIGFKTSMNTWMGDPSWIFGAYGTLPQQWNAGADGKLVYGSTEPGMKEGLQKLGDWLAKGYIPQEAALWDENKTAEPAVAGTAGIIPGPYWMSGWPLKDTVKNAPGAVWAPIEIPSGPDGQAMRHGTQFTNGVTLIKKGMEHPEAFFTYQNYLFDNYANPEPGSPYDNGLFAGYDYQLDANGKQLPIEEIDGGYVNVVRYLLVRDGARIPDAQMKALQSLAEGNEPKTKLEKDVAVNYGPETPAAAQVLLKQDDISRKNLFTGPTTETMKSKMDYLNKMENQTFNEIIYGKKPADAFDEFVTTWKAGGGEQITQEVNAWYDEVKQ; via the coding sequence ATGAAAGCGATATCCGGCAAAAGATGGCTGCCGCTGCTGGCGGCCGGCGCGATGCTGGCCACGACGCTGGCGGGATGCTCCGGCGGAGGCAAAACGGAAGAAAGCGCGGCAGGCGCCGCGCCGAACCTTGAGAACGTATACAAAGAGAAATACGATCCGCCGGTTACGATTACGACCGCTTGGGGCGTCGATCCGGCACTGACTTTCAAAAACGGAGAAACGATCGAAAATAGCGTGGCGACCAAATGGGCCAAAGAGCAGTTCGGCATCGATATCAAATCGCTCTGGTCGGTAACCGATACGAACGGCGCTTTCGGCACGAAGCTGCGCCTGGCGATGTCTTCGGGACAGGATATGCCCGACCTGCTGACGATCGGCACCGCCGACAACCAGATTGCGCAGGACCTGATCGACTCCGGCATGTACGAAGAAGTCGGGCCGCTGTTCGACAAATACGCGTCCGACACGTGGAAAGAAGCGGTCAATCAGGACCCGAACGTCTGGAACGCCTATATGCGCGACGGCAAGAAAATGGGCATTCCGGTACTCGATTACGCCTACAACCACGATTACCTGCTCTGGATTCGCCAGGATTGGCTGGACAAGCTGAACCTGAAAGCTCCGAAAACGATCGACGAAATGGAAAAAGTGATGGACGCGTTCAAAAACCAAAATCCGGACGGACTGTCGCCGGATCAGGTCGTTCCGCTGAGCATCGGCTTCAAGACGTCGATGAACACGTGGATGGGCGATCCTTCCTGGATCTTCGGCGCTTACGGCACGCTGCCTCAGCAGTGGAACGCCGGAGCGGACGGCAAGCTGGTGTACGGTTCGACCGAACCGGGCATGAAGGAAGGCCTGCAGAAGCTTGGCGACTGGCTGGCCAAAGGCTATATCCCGCAGGAAGCGGCGCTGTGGGACGAGAACAAGACGGCGGAACCGGCGGTTGCCGGCACGGCGGGCATCATTCCGGGACCGTACTGGATGAGCGGCTGGCCGCTCAAAGACACGGTCAAAAACGCGCCGGGCGCGGTCTGGGCGCCGATCGAAATTCCGTCCGGTCCGGACGGACAAGCGATGCGCCACGGCACGCAGTTCACGAACGGCGTCACGCTGATCAAAAAAGGCATGGAGCATCCCGAAGCTTTCTTCACGTACCAGAACTACCTGTTCGACAACTACGCGAATCCCGAGCCGGGCAGCCCGTACGATAACGGCTTGTTCGCCGGCTACGATTACCAGCTCGACGCCAACGGCAAGCAGCTGCCGATCGAAGAGATCGACGGCGGTTACGTGAACGTCGTCCGCTACCTGCTCGTTCGCGACGGCGCCCGGATTCCGGACGCGCAGATGAAAGCTCTGCAAAGCCTGGCCGAAGGCAACGAGCCGAAGACCAAGCTTGAGAAAGACGTGGCTGTCAACTACGGTCCGGAGACGCCGGCAGCGGCGCAGGTGCTGTTGAAGCAGGACGACATTTCGCGCAAAAACCTGTTCACCGGTCCGACGACCGAAACGATGAAAAGCAAAATGGATTATCTCAACAAAATGGAAAACCAAACGTTTAACGAAATCATCTACGGCAAAAAACCGGCCGATGCGTTCGACGAGTTCGTCACCACGTGGAAAGCGGGCGGCGGCGAGCAGATCACGCAGGAAGTCAACGCCTGGTACGACGAAGTCAAACAGTAA